The following are from one region of the Deltaproteobacteria bacterium genome:
- a CDS encoding efflux RND transporter periplasmic adaptor subunit, protein MRGRRWTAVSLAALALGAAACSQESSGPGIPPAAGPGAPPREPLPAIAGSADRAAAPAAANVTTGTTFPIRSAQIGPNMSGVIAKLPVDEGDRVRKGDLLFRLRTTDLSLRVQQAKAALDAARVRLDAAKREYDRTRRLFDNNAVDQATWERVQAEYDGARAGVAAAEAALAVANQALADASVRSPIDGVVTRRFKNVGEMVTMMPPTVVLVVEDHSELELRFNLPTRVAAHVKVGDPVTARFDVTGATRVAEVSRISPNVDPRTRTVEVTARLHNEDGALKAGMLAKVELRDGGAAENAR, encoded by the coding sequence ATGCGTGGACGACGATGGACCGCAGTGAGTTTGGCCGCGCTGGCGCTCGGCGCCGCCGCGTGTAGCCAGGAGAGTTCCGGCCCCGGCATCCCGCCGGCCGCCGGCCCGGGCGCGCCGCCGCGCGAGCCGTTGCCGGCGATCGCGGGCTCCGCCGACCGGGCCGCGGCGCCGGCGGCGGCGAACGTGACGACCGGCACCACGTTTCCGATCCGGTCGGCGCAGATTGGCCCCAACATGTCCGGCGTCATCGCCAAGCTCCCGGTCGACGAGGGGGACCGGGTGCGCAAGGGCGACCTGCTGTTTCGCCTGCGCACGACCGACTTGAGCCTGCGGGTGCAGCAGGCGAAGGCGGCGCTCGATGCGGCGCGCGTGCGGCTGGACGCGGCCAAGCGAGAGTACGACCGCACGCGCCGACTGTTCGACAACAACGCGGTCGATCAGGCGACGTGGGAGCGGGTACAGGCCGAGTACGACGGCGCGCGCGCCGGCGTCGCGGCCGCCGAGGCCGCGCTCGCCGTCGCCAACCAGGCGCTGGCGGACGCGAGCGTGCGGTCGCCGATCGACGGCGTCGTCACGCGCCGGTTCAAGAACGTCGGCGAAATGGTCACGATGATGCCGCCGACGGTCGTGCTCGTGGTCGAGGACCATTCGGAACTCGAACTCCGGTTCAACCTGCCCACGCGGGTGGCCGCGCACGTGAAGGTCGGCGACCCGGTCACGGCGCGGTTCGACGTCACCGGGGCGACGCGTGTCGCCGAGGTGAGCCGGATCAGCCCGAACGTCGACCCGCGGACGCGCACGGTCGAGGTCACCGCGCGACTACACAACGAAGACGGCGCGCTCAAAGCCGGCATGCTCGCCAAGGTCGAGCTGCGCGACGGCGGCGCGGCGGAGAACGCCCGGTGA
- a CDS encoding efflux RND transporter permease subunit has protein sequence MFAVMLIAALVVFGVFSYPNVGVDLFPNVEFPVVTVTVVYPGADPASMESKVADPIEETLNTMAGIKTLRSVNLESVCQILIQFDLDVDPDTAAQDIRERISAIERNLPSGIEPPVVQKFDVGAAPIMSIALSGDLPARDLTRIADEVVKERIQRLRGVGSVELIGGRDREIQVFVDPAKLAGRGFTVADVAAALQAQNVELPAGRIEEGPRELTVKTRGEVRSAQEIADIVITGVGGATIRVGDVATVVDGTEEARSWSSMDGVSAVALVVRKQSGANTVAVARAVRAELAKLAPRVERDGVRIAIPSDTSTYVETAIGDVQFDVWFGAALAVVIILFFLHDFRATLISAIAIPSSLIATVAFIDVMGFTFNNMTMLALSLSVGILIDDAIVVVENIYRHFAQGKRAEVAASEATDEIGLAVLATTATILAVFVPVAFMKGLIGRFFFQFGLTVSFAVSVSTLVSLTLTPMLSSRLLRVQQRPPNVLFRGFNRMIDATTRAYRRLLDAALRHRIVTLAIAGASFVGAIALVAQVEAEFIPPEDRAEFDVTIELPTGTSLAATTAFVEAVARDLRAHGPGVVGTFVTVGGGSRAEINKGSIRVLMTHHSQRSFHQEDAMAWVRRRYEDVHGALVTATPVAQVGGDSGFRQQAVQFNIRGSDLDELEAAANALVAELRKVPGFVDLDTTHRSGKPELAIEIDRDRAAALGVPVATIATTIRALLAGDKVTELKDGTDIYDVILRLPDEDKRGFERLANLAVRSTTGQLIDLASVVAVDRTTGPAQIERQSRQRQVTVLANLEGLPLGRAIQIIEAKAAEVVPDHLTTDYAGMAEIMGESFRYMVVALMLGVIFVYMVLAAQFNSFMHPFTIMLSLPLSVVGAFGALFASGMTLSIFSMIGVIMLMGLVTKNGILLVDYTNTLRKRGLSMRDALLEAGPVRLRPILMTSAAMIFGMLPVAFALSEGGEIRAPMAVAVIGGLLTSTLLTLVVVPVVYSLLDAAAHARPVRWLSRKVFAGTGHAG, from the coding sequence GTGTTCGCCGTCATGCTGATCGCGGCGTTGGTCGTGTTCGGCGTGTTCAGCTATCCGAATGTCGGCGTCGACCTGTTCCCGAACGTCGAGTTTCCCGTCGTCACCGTGACGGTCGTCTATCCCGGCGCGGACCCGGCGTCGATGGAATCGAAGGTCGCCGATCCGATCGAGGAGACCCTCAACACGATGGCCGGGATCAAGACGCTGCGCTCGGTCAACCTCGAGAGCGTCTGCCAGATCTTGATCCAGTTCGACCTGGACGTGGATCCGGACACCGCCGCGCAGGATATTCGCGAGCGGATCTCGGCGATCGAGCGCAACCTACCCAGTGGGATCGAACCGCCGGTGGTTCAGAAGTTCGACGTCGGCGCGGCGCCGATCATGTCGATCGCGCTGTCGGGCGACCTGCCGGCCCGCGACCTCACGCGCATCGCAGACGAGGTGGTCAAGGAGCGGATTCAGCGCCTCCGCGGCGTCGGCTCGGTCGAGTTGATCGGCGGACGCGATCGCGAGATTCAGGTCTTCGTCGATCCGGCCAAGCTCGCCGGCCGGGGATTCACCGTCGCGGACGTCGCGGCGGCGCTCCAGGCGCAGAACGTCGAGCTTCCGGCGGGGCGCATCGAGGAGGGCCCGCGCGAACTGACCGTCAAGACCAGGGGCGAGGTGCGGTCTGCCCAGGAGATCGCCGACATCGTCATCACCGGCGTCGGCGGGGCGACGATCCGCGTCGGCGACGTCGCGACCGTGGTCGACGGCACCGAGGAGGCGCGGTCGTGGTCGTCGATGGACGGCGTGTCGGCCGTGGCGCTCGTCGTCCGCAAACAGTCCGGGGCGAACACGGTCGCTGTGGCCCGCGCCGTTCGCGCGGAACTCGCGAAGCTCGCCCCGCGCGTCGAACGCGACGGAGTGCGCATCGCGATCCCGAGCGACACGTCGACCTACGTCGAGACCGCGATCGGCGACGTGCAGTTCGACGTCTGGTTCGGTGCGGCGCTGGCCGTCGTGATCATCTTGTTTTTCCTGCACGACTTCCGAGCCACGCTGATTAGCGCCATCGCCATCCCGAGTTCGCTCATCGCGACCGTGGCCTTCATCGACGTGATGGGGTTCACGTTCAACAACATGACCATGCTCGCGCTGTCGCTGTCGGTGGGCATTCTGATCGACGACGCGATCGTCGTGGTCGAAAACATCTACCGTCACTTTGCCCAGGGGAAGCGGGCCGAGGTCGCGGCGTCCGAGGCGACCGATGAGATCGGTCTCGCTGTGTTGGCCACGACGGCGACGATCCTGGCCGTGTTCGTGCCGGTGGCGTTCATGAAGGGGCTGATCGGCCGGTTCTTCTTCCAGTTCGGCTTGACCGTGAGCTTCGCGGTGTCGGTGTCGACCCTCGTGTCGCTGACGCTTACCCCGATGCTGTCGTCGCGACTGCTGCGCGTGCAGCAGCGGCCGCCGAACGTGCTGTTTCGCGGGTTCAACCGGATGATCGACGCGACCACGCGCGCGTATCGCCGGTTGCTCGACGCGGCGCTGCGCCACCGGATCGTCACGCTCGCGATTGCGGGGGCGTCGTTCGTGGGCGCGATCGCGCTGGTCGCGCAGGTGGAGGCCGAGTTCATCCCGCCGGAGGACCGCGCGGAGTTCGACGTCACGATCGAACTGCCGACCGGCACGTCGCTGGCGGCGACGACCGCGTTCGTCGAAGCGGTCGCGCGCGACCTTCGCGCCCACGGCCCCGGCGTGGTGGGGACGTTCGTCACCGTCGGCGGCGGGTCGCGCGCGGAGATCAACAAGGGGAGCATTCGCGTGCTGATGACCCACCATTCCCAGCGGTCCTTTCACCAGGAGGACGCGATGGCGTGGGTGCGGCGTCGCTACGAGGACGTCCACGGCGCGCTGGTCACCGCGACGCCGGTCGCGCAGGTCGGTGGCGACAGCGGGTTTCGCCAGCAGGCGGTGCAGTTCAACATTCGCGGCTCGGACCTGGACGAGCTGGAGGCGGCCGCAAACGCGCTGGTCGCCGAGTTGCGCAAGGTGCCGGGGTTCGTCGACCTGGACACCACGCACCGCAGCGGCAAGCCGGAACTCGCGATCGAGATCGACCGGGATCGCGCGGCCGCGCTCGGCGTTCCGGTCGCCACGATCGCCACCACGATCCGCGCGCTGCTCGCCGGAGACAAGGTCACCGAACTCAAGGACGGCACCGATATCTACGATGTGATTCTGCGGCTGCCCGACGAGGACAAGCGCGGATTCGAGCGGCTCGCTAACCTGGCGGTGCGGTCCACGACCGGGCAACTCATCGACCTGGCGAGCGTCGTTGCCGTCGACCGCACGACGGGGCCAGCGCAGATCGAGCGCCAGAGCCGGCAGCGCCAGGTCACTGTGCTCGCGAACCTCGAGGGGTTGCCGCTCGGTCGCGCAATCCAGATCATCGAGGCCAAGGCGGCGGAGGTGGTCCCCGACCACCTGACCACCGACTACGCCGGCATGGCGGAGATCATGGGCGAATCGTTTCGCTACATGGTGGTCGCGCTGATGCTCGGCGTGATCTTCGTGTACATGGTGCTCGCGGCTCAGTTCAACAGCTTCATGCACCCGTTTACGATCATGCTGTCTTTGCCGCTGTCGGTGGTCGGCGCGTTCGGCGCGCTGTTTGCGTCCGGTATGACGCTGAGCATCTTTTCGATGATCGGCGTGATCATGTTGATGGGGCTCGTCACGAAGAACGGGATCTTGCTGGTGGACTACACCAACACGCTGCGCAAGCGTGGACTGTCGATGCGCGACGCGCTGCTCGAGGCCGGTCCGGTGCGACTGCGTCCGATCCTGATGACGAGCGCGGCGATGATCTTCGGCATGTTGCCCGTGGCGTTCGCACTGAGCGAGGGCGGCGAGATTCGCG